In Leishmania donovani BPK282A1 complete genome, chromosome 35, the following are encoded in one genomic region:
- a CDS encoding GTP-ase activating protein, putative: protein MAKHIREKVYVEGCHVVDGGAYNDAGERLLLFLANHDYSEKVDLLGNHQAYIFAAEQTTHNAPLGQATQRASMSTLPNANYMVQLFLCDKMVKWRLLQAIQRASKEYLQLFPDTDTALALSAARTVGDGCIHAGRPTVAGPPASGVPNPFESKVLARPSANPYHSRTESGISVLSDHEVLQLSDVLREYEALQESKRRLGAVMTSSPPQPKGEEEGVRKSTSDDQGLEAAACVAGNAAELAVTLSELQSRAPARLQHSPLYERCIKSKPANKICADCGEPFPSWCILQPFGAFVCIQCIGVHRKLWSNKCRSAELDRWPDSDIEFMKARGNDVVNDELEYYVALPSDSVEFALHAQPVVKPVLSFSSAEVRESFLRWKYEELFFTRRRHPTATRPLPPLPDPAGLERSRLATTTATSEAEGYASAVSFGAAARLQQQPFFLDQGPPRYAGLLDIVVKELVGPESIKGAVCVLTNGFQTLRTQESRQLLHMRHSTAWDEHLQVGIEGAGQKPLYCTVYRGRGELLAAAEMWMKGDVFQPGTSCMFALKLVWSQLHKKPSQRTPGESWTITFLTSYQRLA, encoded by the coding sequence ATGGCGAAGCACATTAGGGAAAAGGTGTACGTAGAGGGTTGCCACGTtgtcgacggtggcgcctACAACGACGCAGGCGAGCGACTGCTTCTGTTTTTGGCTAACCATGACTACTCCGAGAAGGTCGATCTGCTCGGCAACCACCAAGCCTACATATTCGCTGCAGAGCAGACGACTCACAATGCGCCACTGGGACAGGCTACACAACGTGCATCGATGTCGACGCTGCCGAACGCCAACTACATGGTGCAGCTTTTTCTCTGCGATAAAATGGTCAAGTGGCGCCTGCTACAGGCGATTCAGAGAGCCTCAAAGGAGTATCTGCAGCTGTTTCCGGACACGGACACAGCACTCGCACTGTCCGCGGCGCGAACGGTGGGCGACGGCTGCATACACGCAGGACGGCCGACGGTAGCGGGGCCGCCGGCCTCCGGTGTACCGAACCCCTTCGAGTCGAAGGTACTGGCCCGGCCCTCCGCCAACCCTTACCACTCACGCACGGAGTCCGGCATCAGCGTCTTGTCCGATcacgaggtgctgcagctgtcgGACGTGCTACGCGAGTACGAGGCACTCCaggaaagcaaaagaagGTTAGGTGCCGTGATGACCTCAtctccgccgcagccgaagggagaggaggagggcgtgcgcAAATCCACATCGGATGACCAGGGcttggaggcggcggcgtgcgtggcggGAAATGCAGCGGAATTAGCCGTGACACTGTCTGAGTTGCAGTCTAGAGCACCAGCACGCCTCCAGCACTCTCCTCTCTACGAGAGGTGCATCAAGAGCAAACCAGCCAACAAGATCTGTGCGGACTGCGGCGAGCCTTTCCCGTCATGGTGCATCCTGCAGCCGTTTGGCGCCTTTGTGTGCATCCAGTGCATCGGCGTGCATCGAAAGCTGTGGTCGAACAAGTGCCGTAGCGCAGAGCTCGACCGGTGGCCAGACAGCGACATCGAGTTCATGAAGGCACGTGGCAACGACGTCGTGAACGACGAGTTGGAGTACTACGTGGCTCTTCCGAGTGACAGTGTTGAGTTTGCGTTGCACGCACAGCCGGTCGTGAAGCCCGTGCTGTCGTTTTCCTCCGCTGAGGTGCGTGAGTCGTTCCTTCGGTGGAAGTACGAAGAGCTGTTCTTTACACGGAGGCGGCACCCGACTGCGAcaaggccgctgccgccgctcccaGACCCGGCTGGGCTCGAACGCTCTCGCCTTGCTACCACCACTGCCACTTCAGAGGCGGAGGGCTacgccagcgccgtctcttttggcgccgccgcacgacttcagcagcagccattCTTTCTTGACCAGGGCCCTCCACGATATGCGGGGCTGCTAGACATTGTTGTCAAAGAGCTGGTGGGACCGGAGTCGATTAAGGGCGCAGTATGCGTGCTGACAAACGGCTTTCAAACTCTCCGCACTCAGGAAagccgccagctgctgcataTGCGACACTCCACCGCGTGGGATGAGCACCTGCAGGTTGGCATAGAGGGGGCAGGACAGAAGCCGCTCTACTGCACCGTGTATCGCGGGAGAGGGGAACTGCTGGCCGCTGCAGAGATGTGGATGAAAGGGGACGTTTTCCAGCCAGGCACCAGCTGCATGTTCGCCTTGAAGCTGGTCTGGAGTCAGCTCCACAAGAAGCCCAGCCAGCGTACGCCGGGAGAGTCGTGGACGATTACGTTCTTGACCTCGTACCAACGGCTGGCGTGA
- a CDS encoding 60S ribosomal protein L30, producing the protein MAKKTKSKVDTINAKLQLVMKSGKYVLGTQQALTTLRQGRSKLIVISNNCPPIRRAEVEYYCTLSKTPIHHYSGNNLDLGTACGKHFRTCVLSVTNVGDSDIAA; encoded by the coding sequence ATGGCCAAGAAGACGAAGTCTAAGGTGGACACGATCAACGCCAAGCTCCAGCTGGTGATGAAGTCCGGTAAGTACGTGCTCGGcacgcagcaggcgctgacGACCCTCCGCCAGGGCCGCAGCAAGCTGATTGTGATCTCCAACAACTGCCCGCCGatccgccgcgccgaggtggagTACTACTGCACCCTCAGCAAGACCCCCATCCACCACTACTCTGGCAACAACCTGGACCTCGGTACGGCGTGCGGCAAGCACTTCCGCACGTGCGTCCTGTCCGTGACAAATGTTGGGGACTCTGACATCGCTGCTTAA